From the genome of Anopheles moucheti chromosome 3, idAnoMoucSN_F20_07, whole genome shotgun sequence, one region includes:
- the LOC128305829 gene encoding peritrophin-1-like, translating into MSAVLLLVGLVLADDRCPPVDDPLEPPVLLPHPTDCCKFLYCSHGMTVVSKCPPGLHWNDGQKRCDYPSVAHCQPGVSPTPQHAPEPSPNCPAEYDPDHMVYVPHETDCTKYYICDPHGVELEQTCPSELHWNPAVNYCDFPELAQCEE; encoded by the coding sequence ATGAGTGCGGTGCTACTGTTGGTGGGACTGGTTTTGGCTGACGATCGCTGTCCACCCGTCGACGATCCGCTAGAACCGCCGGTTCTGCTACCACATCCAACCGACTGCTGCAAGTTCCTGTACTGCAGCCATGGGATGACCGTCGTCAGCAAGTGTCCGCCCGGATTGCATTGGAACGATGGACAGAAACGGTGCGACTACCCGTCGGTGGCACACTGTCAACCGGGCGTATCGCCCACTCCCCAGCACGCCCCAGAACCTTCACCCAACTGTCCCGCGGAATACGATCCCGATCATATGGTGTACGTGCCGCATGAAACAGACTGCACCAAGTACTACATCTGTGATCCGCACGGAGTGGAGCTGGAGCAAACCTGTCCGTCCGAGCTGCACTGGAATCCAGCGGTGAACTACTGTGACTTCCCCGAGCTCGCACAGTGTGAAGAGTAG